CACGCCGCTGTCCTCCCACTCGGTGCAGAACTGTCTCAACCCCGCCGCCGCGACGAGAAGGACAAAGGGGTAGTAGACCAGCACATGGTTCGCGTTATTGACATGCACCACGAAGTGGAACAGCGCAATCGGCACCAGCCAGACCAGGAGCAGGTGTGTTCGCGAATCCCGCAGCAGGTTCGAGGGGCGGAAGACCTGCCCGCAGCCATACACGAAGAGCGGTAGCCAGCCGAGGACGGAGACATGGCTCGCGCCACCGAAGATCAGCGTCGACAGCTCGGCCAGGTGCCCCTGGATCGCCTCCAGCAAGGCTCCGGGTCCCTGTGCAGTCGCTGCCATGAGGGTGCTCGGCCAGATGGCCTCCTGCCACTGCACCGACACCGCATGCCGGTAAGCGCCCCAGGACCCACAAGCCGCAGCGGCACCCAGTTCGGAGGAGGCTGTCAGCAGCCCCATGACGAGCAGGCCCACGAGCCGACTGCCCGCGCCCAGGCCCCAGGTCGCAACCAGCCACACCGGCACCACCGTCAGCGCCGCCTGCGGACGGATCATCATCGCCAGACTCGCCAGGACAGCGCTGAAGACCGTCCATCCGCCACCCCGGGCTCTCGCTCGCCATCCCGCCCACAGAGTCAGGGTCGTCAGCGCCACCTCGGCCGCGTGTGACTGCGCCATCATACTCGTGTGCCATACCGCGGGAGAGGTGGCCCACAGCAGGCCTGCTGCGAATCCGGCCAGGCGACCGTACCACTCCAGCCCCACCAGGTAGAGCGCTGCCGCGCCCAGGGCCGTGAACAGGATACTCAGCCAGTACAACGCCAGATCGGTTCGTCCCGCCAGCAGCGTCCGGGCACCCCGCACCAGCAGCAGGTACGAGTGATAGCCGGGCGGCTGCGGATGGTTGTGCAGCGGGTCGAAGCGGTCTACGCCAATCGCGTAGGCCCCGGCATCGGAAGTCGGCAGGATCGAGGGAATCGCCGTCGCACGCAGGGCAAGGGTCAGCACCATCAGACCCAGGATCAGC
This region of Armatimonadia bacterium genomic DNA includes:
- a CDS encoding glycosyltransferase family 39 protein, whose translation is MRHKPSRDKAPTTVKESTGKPRRKDAQSLDVGPSHVSSGDLWLILGLMVLTLALRATAIPSILPTSDAGAYAIGVDRFDPLHNHPQPPGYHSYLLLVRGARTLLAGRTDLALYWLSILFTALGAAALYLVGLEWYGRLAGFAAGLLWATSPAVWHTSMMAQSHAAEVALTTLTLWAGWRARARGGGWTVFSAVLASLAMMIRPQAALTVVPVWLVATWGLGAGSRLVGLLVMGLLTASSELGAAAACGSWGAYRHAVSVQWQEAIWPSTLMAATAQGPGALLEAIQGHLAELSTLIFGGASHVSVLGWLPLFVYGCGQVFRPSNLLRDSRTHLLLVWLVPIALFHFVVHVNNANHVLVYYPFVLLVAAAGLRQFCTEWEDSGVRVLGYGTCATILLGLAVVISLGVTLKASVPGFKSETAALERQIQTMRTFDARRTLFVQSDLRQQFNLLEYSLPDHQLLLLEQTLTEPRPSIAPTSPKTLPEAITEVVFLNPQARVVGPARPQRWGSQGETFLVVQVAEAGRVMSFDSRGVRFSNSTTGQQTTSH